A section of the Tepidanaerobacter syntrophicus genome encodes:
- a CDS encoding glycosyl hydrolase family 8: MLRTNHTRQITAVITIIVLCLISYSYYTLCLKKPYKDLDIKWKKLPAQPEEALCLNFIKASLSGKTGIFTNFLYDDKINETATGHQILSESEGLIMLYAVLGGNKDLFDEHFNIVRGMVLDNGVIAWRIGAKGEMLTKSSASIDDLRIIRALIYADDRWGDRKYNCFANKLVRRAKKYELAKDGLVDFYDGESKIKADTITISYIDLYTMKILAQKDDTWENAFKKGLNIINNAFVSENVPFFRKSYNYKTKSYSTENKINMIDYLNTLLHLSEVDLCPQAAVKWLKSQMKTGNALFNEYYISSAMPASSLESPASYAIACRIAVNIEDEELYKLMKEKLLMFQVTDASSPIYGAFGDSKTLEVYSFDNLQALLALQGVGGAK; encoded by the coding sequence ATGCTAAGAACAAATCACACAAGGCAAATTACAGCGGTTATTACTATAATTGTTTTATGCTTAATATCATACTCTTATTATACTTTATGCTTAAAAAAACCTTATAAGGATCTTGATATAAAATGGAAAAAACTTCCTGCGCAACCGGAGGAGGCTTTGTGCCTTAACTTCATTAAAGCATCCTTGTCTGGAAAAACAGGAATCTTTACTAATTTTTTATATGATGATAAGATAAATGAAACAGCAACAGGACACCAGATACTATCGGAATCTGAAGGTCTTATTATGCTGTATGCAGTTTTGGGCGGCAATAAGGATCTTTTTGATGAACATTTTAATATAGTCCGCGGTATGGTTTTAGATAATGGAGTTATAGCGTGGAGGATAGGGGCAAAAGGTGAAATGCTGACAAAAAGCTCAGCATCAATAGATGATCTTAGGATAATTCGAGCCCTTATTTACGCTGATGACCGATGGGGAGACAGAAAATATAACTGCTTTGCAAATAAACTGGTGCGTAGAGCCAAAAAGTATGAACTTGCAAAGGACGGACTTGTAGATTTCTACGACGGGGAAAGCAAAATAAAGGCCGATACCATAACTATTTCCTACATAGACCTTTATACTATGAAAATTTTAGCTCAAAAAGACGATACTTGGGAAAATGCATTTAAAAAGGGTTTAAACATTATAAATAATGCTTTTGTATCAGAAAATGTGCCATTTTTTAGAAAATCTTATAATTACAAAACAAAGAGTTATAGTACGGAAAACAAGATTAATATGATAGATTATCTAAACACCTTGCTTCACCTAAGCGAGGTAGATTTATGCCCCCAGGCGGCTGTAAAGTGGCTTAAAAGCCAGATGAAGACAGGTAATGCACTCTTTAACGAGTACTATATAAGTTCAGCAATGCCGGCTTCTTCCTTAGAGTCACCGGCTTCCTACGCTATAGCCTGCAGGATTGCGGTGAATATAGAGGATGAAGAACTTTATAAACTGATGAAAGAGAAACTTTTAATGTTTCAAGTTACCGATGCATCAAGCCCTATTTATGGCGCATTTGGAGATTCCAAAACATTAGAAGTTTATTCATTTGACAATTTGCAAGCATTATTGGCTCTTCAGGGGGTCGGAGGTGCAAAGTGA
- the ilvD gene encoding dihydroxy-acid dehydratase, translating to MISDRVKKGVMRAPHRSLFYAMGYTEEELDRPLIGIVNAQNDIIPGHIHLDTIAEAAKKGVAMAGGTPIEFPAIGVCDGIVMGHIGMKYSLASRELIADSIETMAVAHAFDGLVLIPNCDKIVPAMLMAAARINIPTVVISGGPMFAGRYKGKDVDLNTCFEKIAEYTSGKITEKELEEVEHAACPGCGSCSGIFTANSMNCLTEALGMGLPGNGTIPACSGARVALAKKAGMQVMEMVRKDIKPRDIMTREAFENAITVDMGMAGSTNTVLHLPAIAHEAGIKLELDIFDKISQRTPYLAKLAPSGHYHVQDLHEAGGIPALMKELSRKGLLNLDLMTVTGKTIGENIANAEIKNTDVIHTIENPYRETGGLAILRGNLAPNGAVVKEAAVAPEMLYHEGPARIYNSEEEVTEAIFSGKIQKGDVVVIRYEGPKGGPGMREMLSPTSAIAGMGLDKDVALITDGRFSGATRGAAIGHISPEAMEGGPIALLQDGDIIRIDINHRKIEVLLSDDELAKRKTLWHKPEPKVKTGYLSRYARLVTSASTGAVLE from the coding sequence ATGATAAGTGACAGAGTTAAAAAAGGAGTAATGAGAGCACCACACCGCTCTTTATTTTACGCCATGGGGTACACCGAAGAAGAGCTTGACAGACCCCTTATAGGCATAGTCAATGCCCAAAATGATATAATTCCAGGCCATATTCACTTAGATACCATTGCAGAGGCGGCAAAGAAAGGTGTGGCAATGGCCGGCGGGACCCCTATAGAATTTCCGGCGATCGGAGTATGCGACGGCATAGTTATGGGCCATATCGGTATGAAGTATTCTCTGGCATCACGAGAATTGATAGCAGATTCAATAGAGACAATGGCCGTTGCCCATGCATTTGACGGATTAGTTCTCATACCTAATTGTGATAAGATAGTGCCGGCAATGCTTATGGCAGCGGCGAGGATTAATATTCCGACTGTTGTTATAAGCGGCGGTCCCATGTTTGCAGGCAGATATAAAGGTAAAGATGTAGACCTTAACACATGTTTTGAAAAAATAGCTGAATATACCTCAGGCAAAATAACGGAAAAAGAACTTGAAGAAGTAGAACATGCCGCCTGTCCGGGATGCGGCTCCTGCTCAGGTATATTTACGGCAAATTCCATGAACTGCTTAACGGAAGCGTTAGGTATGGGTCTACCCGGCAACGGGACGATACCGGCATGTTCCGGGGCTCGGGTTGCCCTTGCAAAAAAGGCTGGGATGCAGGTTATGGAAATGGTAAGAAAGGATATAAAACCGCGGGATATAATGACACGAGAAGCCTTTGAAAATGCGATTACAGTAGATATGGGTATGGCGGGTTCCACCAATACGGTTCTTCATCTTCCGGCAATTGCCCATGAAGCAGGGATAAAATTGGAACTAGATATATTTGACAAGATAAGCCAGAGAACACCTTATCTTGCAAAGCTTGCACCTAGCGGACACTACCATGTCCAAGATTTACACGAAGCAGGAGGAATACCCGCCCTTATGAAAGAGCTTTCTCGAAAAGGACTGCTCAATTTAGATTTAATGACGGTAACCGGTAAAACAATAGGGGAAAATATTGCAAATGCCGAAATTAAAAATACAGATGTTATCCATACCATAGAAAATCCATACAGAGAAACGGGAGGTCTTGCGATATTAAGGGGCAACCTTGCCCCAAACGGCGCAGTGGTCAAAGAAGCTGCGGTAGCCCCCGAAATGCTGTATCATGAAGGCCCTGCCCGCATCTATAATTCTGAAGAAGAAGTTACCGAGGCGATTTTCTCCGGAAAAATTCAAAAGGGCGATGTAGTAGTTATCCGGTACGAAGGCCCGAAAGGCGGTCCCGGCATGAGAGAAATGCTCTCCCCTACTTCGGCCATAGCCGGGATGGGGCTTGACAAGGATGTAGCCCTGATTACCGATGGTAGATTTTCCGGCGCAACTCGCGGAGCGGCTATTGGGCATATTTCTCCTGAGGCAATGGAAGGCGGTCCTATAGCCCTTCTTCAAGATGGCGACATCATCCGAATAGATATAAATCATCGCAAAATTGAAGTACTTCTTTCAGATGACGAACTTGCAAAACGCAAAACCTTATGGCATAAACCCGAGCCAAAGGTAAAAACAGGGTATCTTTCCCGCTATGCCCGCTTGGTGACATCAGCTTCTACCGGCGCAGTTTTAGAATAA
- a CDS encoding type II secretion system protein: MFYKLQLLRSKKNEKGFTLIELIIVIAVLGILATLTIPKVIGVKNNAEAATDEANKKIIRNALERYYADKATYPSQEQGLKVLVDEKYLDNIPEKANGKNKENQSWTYTAGESKDGNIESYTLE; this comes from the coding sequence GTGTTTTACAAATTGCAGCTTTTACGCAGCAAGAAAAATGAAAAAGGTTTTACTTTAATCGAATTGATAATTGTTATAGCTGTTTTAGGGATTTTAGCGACACTTACCATCCCGAAAGTAATCGGCGTAAAGAATAATGCAGAGGCAGCAACTGATGAAGCAAACAAAAAAATTATAAGAAATGCACTGGAAAGGTATTATGCGGATAAGGCTACATACCCTTCTCAAGAGCAAGGGCTAAAAGTACTTGTGGACGAAAAATATTTAGACAATATTCCGGAAAAGGCAAATGGCAAAAACAAGGAGAATCAATCTTGGACATATACCGCCGGGGAAAGTAAAGATGGCAATATAGAAAGCTATACTTTAGAATAA
- a CDS encoding DUF2334 domain-containing protein has translation MMCKSKICYFVSIILVAVFFIVSAGKPVMAQEMAKDGSSTKNVLIIYDRRNYFGFKADEVTAIVNLLYHFNVNTEEIMASSYKAGMMQRYDCTFYIGISDEKLKNDLLKDITDYKKPFLFIGKGIQSLLRYNPMEGVEFKGNNLKPVKVKYKDREFILKTERFFQEIILKNDAGQVFSTVSDEQSLYPYIVRLSNLWYVSCLDTQGVLFYILADVLHDFFEEYHDTSSPKIYVRIEDVHAERSIENLYKIADYLQQENVPYMVALIPSFYDFKTKNIFDLKDNKRFAGCIKYMQDSGGSIVLHGYTHQIHKDMPGEGFEFWDGEKDQPLPVDMKKWVDERINAAIDECAEVGIGPIAFEAPHYAASSEAYKNLKRYFSTIIGHLQTSDRGYTTTPYPYNLHYSSLYNNLIPENLGYVDPDDLLYKEHIFEELEKVAIVRDYTAGFYFHSYLDPKLLEPIIVEIKKRGIDFLDLKQENNWVKGANYIISSQSGNIQIEQVKTLKEPLLIRIFRRIFIVLLILVTTICLRLLYIFLDRRRKAKEYLFKE, from the coding sequence ATGATGTGTAAAAGTAAGATTTGCTATTTCGTATCAATAATTTTGGTAGCCGTTTTTTTTATTGTATCTGCTGGAAAACCGGTTATGGCCCAAGAAATGGCAAAAGACGGCAGCTCTACAAAGAATGTCCTTATAATTTACGACAGAAGAAATTATTTTGGATTTAAAGCAGATGAAGTAACAGCTATTGTTAACCTGCTTTACCATTTTAATGTGAATACAGAAGAAATAATGGCTTCGTCTTATAAAGCGGGAATGATGCAAAGATATGATTGCACATTTTATATAGGCATTTCTGACGAGAAGTTAAAAAATGATTTGTTAAAAGATATAACAGACTATAAAAAACCATTTCTTTTTATTGGAAAGGGGATACAATCTCTACTCCGATATAATCCCATGGAAGGAGTAGAATTCAAGGGCAATAATCTTAAGCCCGTAAAAGTTAAGTACAAAGACAGAGAATTTATATTAAAAACAGAGCGGTTTTTTCAAGAGATAATCTTAAAAAATGATGCCGGCCAGGTTTTCAGCACTGTAAGCGATGAACAGAGTTTATATCCATATATAGTAAGACTTTCGAATTTATGGTATGTTTCATGTCTTGATACACAAGGTGTATTGTTTTATATTTTAGCTGATGTTCTTCATGATTTTTTTGAAGAATATCACGATACTTCAAGTCCTAAAATCTACGTCAGAATTGAAGATGTTCACGCAGAAAGATCTATTGAAAACCTTTATAAAATAGCGGATTATCTTCAACAGGAAAATGTACCTTATATGGTTGCCCTTATCCCCTCTTTTTATGATTTTAAAACCAAAAATATATTTGATTTAAAAGATAATAAGAGATTTGCTGGCTGCATAAAATATATGCAAGATTCCGGGGGCTCTATCGTCCTTCACGGTTATACCCATCAGATTCATAAAGATATGCCCGGGGAAGGTTTTGAATTCTGGGATGGGGAAAAAGATCAGCCGCTGCCTGTAGATATGAAAAAATGGGTAGACGAAAGGATAAATGCAGCAATTGACGAATGCGCAGAGGTTGGAATTGGACCTATAGCTTTTGAAGCGCCTCACTATGCAGCGTCAAGTGAAGCTTATAAAAACCTCAAGAGGTATTTTTCTACAATCATAGGCCATTTACAGACGTCTGACAGAGGATATACCACAACTCCTTATCCTTATAACTTGCATTATTCATCTTTGTATAATAACTTGATTCCTGAAAACTTGGGTTACGTAGACCCTGATGATTTACTGTATAAAGAACATATTTTTGAAGAATTAGAAAAAGTTGCTATAGTAAGAGATTATACTGCCGGTTTTTACTTTCATTCATACCTCGATCCTAAATTACTCGAACCTATAATTGTTGAAATTAAAAAACGCGGCATAGATTTTCTTGATTTAAAACAAGAGAACAATTGGGTAAAAGGTGCAAACTACATAATCAGTTCACAAAGCGGAAATATTCAAATTGAGCAAGTCAAAACCTTAAAAGAACCTTTATTAATCAGGATTTTTAGGAGAATATTTATTGTATTACTGATTTTAGTAACTACAATTTGCCTTAGGTTACTTTACATATTCTTAGATAGAAGAAGAAAAGCCAAAGAATATTTATTCAAAGAATGA
- a CDS encoding GGDEF domain-containing protein: MNNLSKKTKAFFMLLILEFFILISLFFLKPDMIGQKNYILLSATFFLALWSFSTDLVMALFGALFLVLAYGSYILYQAIFAGVFNFTFLTDYFWLLVFPIVAYTSSQLGEGINDSNKSIQELRKNIQALVRVDNLTGLGNKQKFYEDLSEEMRRARRHGFDLSMMIVKIMFFKELIDIYGKSKTNEIIMLMVKNIEETLRAEDKKYRLEDDTFAFILPNTNKNGAEVIKNRIRTNLSAITLNSGKKEEKLNFNFKIGILEYDQKTNDVFEIKHKLEKELEYDV; the protein is encoded by the coding sequence GTGAACAATTTGTCTAAAAAAACCAAGGCATTTTTTATGCTCCTAATTTTAGAATTTTTCATCCTAATTTCATTGTTTTTCTTAAAACCTGACATGATAGGCCAAAAAAATTACATACTGCTTTCTGCCACATTTTTCCTTGCGTTATGGTCGTTTTCCACGGATTTGGTCATGGCGCTTTTTGGTGCGCTGTTTTTAGTGCTTGCTTATGGCAGCTATATCTTATACCAGGCAATTTTTGCTGGAGTTTTCAATTTTACCTTTTTGACGGACTATTTTTGGCTTTTAGTTTTTCCCATAGTTGCATATACTTCCAGCCAATTGGGAGAAGGCATTAATGATTCAAATAAATCAATACAAGAATTAAGAAAAAATATTCAAGCTCTTGTAAGGGTTGATAACCTGACGGGACTGGGCAATAAACAGAAATTTTACGAAGATCTCTCTGAAGAGATGCGGCGGGCCAGAAGACATGGTTTCGATTTGTCAATGATGATCGTAAAGATCATGTTTTTTAAGGAACTTATAGATATATATGGCAAAAGTAAAACTAATGAAATCATAATGCTTATGGTAAAAAATATAGAAGAAACCTTAAGAGCAGAAGATAAAAAGTATCGATTAGAAGATGACACTTTTGCTTTTATCCTGCCAAATACCAACAAAAATGGTGCAGAAGTTATAAAAAATAGAATACGTACGAACTTAAGTGCCATAACATTAAATTCAGGCAAGAAAGAGGAAAAACTCAATTTCAATTTTAAAATCGGAATTTTGGAGTATGATCAAAAAACTAACGATGTATTTGAAATAAAACATAAATTAGAAAAAGAGCTGGAATATGATGTGTAA
- the ilvN gene encoding acetolactate synthase small subunit codes for MRKAIFSVLVHNEYGVVTRISGLFTRRGFNITSFTGEETDNPKISRITIVAEGDERELAQIKSQVEKLVDVIKVVELDVNTSVQRELALIKVKTDDTNRTEVFQIVETFRGKIIDIDPESIIVELTGDLSKVKAFLELMKRYGIIEIVRTGGIALQRGKGSIHDVPVADETPAVKEETL; via the coding sequence GTGCGTAAAGCTATTTTTTCAGTGCTTGTCCACAATGAATATGGTGTTGTTACAAGAATTTCAGGGCTTTTTACAAGGCGAGGCTTCAATATAACGAGCTTTACCGGCGAAGAGACTGATAACCCAAAAATATCTCGCATTACCATAGTGGCAGAAGGCGATGAAAGAGAACTGGCTCAAATAAAAAGCCAAGTAGAAAAACTGGTTGATGTAATAAAAGTAGTAGAGCTTGACGTTAATACTTCTGTACAGCGAGAACTTGCCTTAATCAAAGTCAAAACTGATGATACAAACAGAACAGAGGTTTTTCAAATTGTTGAGACATTCAGAGGCAAGATTATTGATATTGATCCTGAATCGATAATCGTAGAACTTACGGGAGATTTAAGTAAGGTGAAGGCATTTTTAGAGTTAATGAAGCGCTATGGAATAATCGAAATAGTAAGAACCGGTGGAATAGCCCTGCAGCGCGGCAAAGGAAGTATCCATGATGTGCCTGTGGCAGATGAGACGCCGGCAGTGAAGGAGGAAACTTTATGA
- a CDS encoding glycosyltransferase family 2 protein: MYSLFSIWILLLFNAWLAFAGHSFFKEIKERKIDIIKGINNYPMVSILVPAHNEEKVIERSILAILKMDYPKDKRQLIVINDNSKDETGIILEEIKSKYPNENIQIITTDARTGGKGKANALNIGLQYATGEYVVVYDADNTPEVMSLRYLVYEIVNSKEYGAVIGKFRTRNKDANILTRFINIETLSFQWMMQGGRWKKFGICLLPGTNFIIRKDLLEKLGGWDTKAIAEDTELSIRVYGNGFKIAFMPRAVSWEQEPETFKVWFKQRTRWVKGNIYVVNKYLFPLPKCSGPILIDLLYMFLESFLFFFAVIFSDAVFILGLFGIAKISLPGNFLVIWMLAYILFILEISINLTMEKGEYNLSNFFLIVIMYLTYCQCWIMVCISGIYSYFKDAIFKREHTWYKTERF; encoded by the coding sequence ATGTATTCGCTTTTTTCAATTTGGATTTTATTACTTTTTAATGCATGGCTTGCTTTTGCGGGACATAGTTTTTTTAAGGAAATCAAAGAGAGAAAAATTGATATTATTAAAGGCATAAATAATTACCCCATGGTTTCCATCTTAGTGCCGGCTCATAATGAAGAAAAGGTTATTGAAAGATCAATTTTAGCAATCTTGAAGATGGATTACCCAAAAGATAAACGTCAATTGATTGTAATAAATGATAATTCAAAGGATGAGACAGGTATTATTCTTGAAGAAATTAAGTCAAAATATCCCAACGAAAATATACAGATAATAACGACTGATGCAAGGACGGGAGGCAAAGGAAAGGCAAATGCACTAAATATAGGATTACAATATGCAACAGGAGAATATGTTGTAGTTTATGATGCGGATAATACACCAGAAGTTATGTCGCTTCGCTATCTAGTCTATGAGATTGTAAATTCGAAAGAATATGGGGCAGTAATCGGAAAATTTAGAACTCGAAATAAGGATGCAAATATTTTAACCAGATTCATAAATATAGAAACACTTAGCTTTCAGTGGATGATGCAAGGAGGCAGGTGGAAAAAATTTGGCATATGTCTTTTGCCCGGAACTAATTTTATAATAAGAAAAGATTTATTAGAAAAGCTGGGCGGTTGGGATACAAAAGCAATAGCTGAAGATACTGAACTTTCAATAAGAGTCTATGGCAATGGTTTTAAAATAGCTTTTATGCCGAGAGCTGTATCATGGGAACAAGAACCGGAAACGTTCAAAGTTTGGTTTAAGCAGAGAACTAGATGGGTAAAGGGCAATATATATGTTGTAAATAAATATTTGTTCCCGCTTCCAAAATGCTCGGGACCCATACTTATTGATCTTCTATATATGTTTTTAGAGAGTTTTCTGTTCTTTTTTGCGGTAATATTCTCAGATGCTGTATTTATTTTAGGTCTTTTTGGCATCGCTAAAATTTCACTTCCGGGGAATTTTTTGGTAATTTGGATGCTTGCTTATATACTTTTTATCCTTGAGATAAGCATAAACCTTACAATGGAAAAAGGCGAATACAATTTGAGCAACTTTTTTCTTATTGTGATAATGTATCTTACTTATTGTCAGTGTTGGATTATGGTGTGTATTTCCGGTATATACTCTTATTTTAAAGATGCTATTTTTAAAAGAGAGCATACCTGGTACAAAACTGAAAGATTTTAG
- a CDS encoding prepilin peptidase, translating into MDFFILILGLIAGGFVNTYIYFYQIHHNKSSPGTSSLFKGKCKKLSKGLGQIVLIELLCAALCLMAFCKFGLTFKFLSSIILLTVLAIAAFIDMEFQIIPDNIVLPAATAGILLHAFLGKEIFLYHLAGFAVGFGVIFLIAFFAKGGMGGGDVKLFGMVGLFLGARLTILALILSFILGSVISLILIVLKIKSIKDVIPFGPFIALASAISLFFGDKIILWFVLNKIF; encoded by the coding sequence GTGGACTTTTTTATCTTGATATTAGGCTTGATTGCCGGCGGGTTTGTAAATACTTACATATATTTTTACCAAATACATCATAATAAATCCAGCCCGGGCACATCTTCTTTATTTAAAGGAAAATGCAAGAAACTATCTAAAGGTTTAGGACAAATTGTATTGATAGAACTTTTGTGTGCCGCCTTGTGTCTCATGGCATTTTGCAAATTTGGGCTCACTTTCAAGTTTCTATCTTCAATAATCCTGCTAACTGTTCTTGCCATTGCAGCTTTTATTGACATGGAGTTTCAAATTATACCTGACAACATAGTTTTGCCTGCTGCCACGGCAGGGATTTTACTGCATGCTTTTTTGGGAAAAGAAATTTTTTTATATCACTTGGCAGGTTTTGCGGTAGGGTTTGGCGTAATTTTTCTGATAGCTTTCTTTGCAAAAGGCGGTATGGGTGGTGGTGATGTAAAACTTTTTGGAATGGTTGGCTTGTTTTTAGGGGCAAGGCTTACGATTCTTGCACTAATACTTTCATTTATCTTAGGCAGCGTTATAAGCCTTATACTAATAGTGCTGAAAATCAAAAGCATTAAAGATGTTATACCTTTTGGTCCTTTTATAGCGCTGGCTTCTGCCATAAGTCTATTTTTTGGCGACAAAATAATTTTGTGGTTTGTGTTAAATAAAATTTTTTAA
- a CDS encoding chemotaxis protein CheX, protein MDVKYAAPFLAAFQNVLPQIGFQIINQGEVIIKGKNLRTDGILIIVGLVGDLKGNVVYSMSMDDAKKIASKMMMGMPVDEFGEMAQSALSELANMLTANASTEFSKENVSMSISTPTLMYGKDITTKLSTENILCAEVGLDDGISVEINISIE, encoded by the coding sequence GTGGATGTAAAATATGCAGCTCCTTTTCTTGCGGCATTTCAAAATGTACTGCCACAGATAGGTTTTCAAATTATTAACCAGGGTGAAGTAATTATTAAAGGAAAAAATTTGCGGACAGATGGTATACTTATAATAGTAGGACTGGTTGGGGATCTAAAAGGTAATGTGGTTTATTCCATGAGCATGGATGACGCTAAAAAAATAGCTTCCAAAATGATGATGGGCATGCCTGTTGATGAGTTTGGCGAAATGGCTCAAAGCGCTTTATCTGAACTGGCAAATATGCTTACTGCAAACGCCAGCACCGAATTTTCAAAAGAGAATGTAAGTATGAGCATTTCAACACCTACCCTGATGTATGGAAAAGATATTACTACAAAATTGAGCACAGAAAACATTTTATGTGCGGAAGTAGGTCTTGATGATGGAATAAGTGTTGAAATAAATATTTCAATTGAGTGA